Proteins found in one Triticum aestivum cultivar Chinese Spring chromosome 4D, IWGSC CS RefSeq v2.1, whole genome shotgun sequence genomic segment:
- the LOC123099726 gene encoding putative F-box protein At4g22660, protein MEACSVARIMSLEHFGLKFLPKLLALSPGSLGKFRKVSPPMETETVLKKLPELPQDVLRKVSPPMQTETLVRNLPELPQDVLMDIFSLLEIPDLMRAAAVSSSWRSAYTSLCSQLEQYKRPQTPCLLYTSESAGENVACLYSLAEKRVYNLTLPDPPIRNRYLIGSSHGWLVTADDKSELHLINPVTGQQIALPSVVTIGYVEPIFGNEGTLIKYELWDQLYDPEVEPEMLSYAPDELRNHVYIRAFIFPDPSTGSYIVVLIHGPGYQLSFARVGDCKWTPLPPGWDYEQCIYMDGLLYASTKSGRMDAFDLTSPNVTRNIIADEIDIYSSEYKGVFYLLQAPWGDLLQVCRKAKLIDAGYEELIVKTNKVLLHKVNMEAEELVEINSLHHNVLFLGRNQSLCLSAEEYPQLKANCVYFTDDEECNWKYKTNPRDIGVLNLEDDNREEIVSPLWCSWPSPIWITPSLTVMNLSLCK, encoded by the coding sequence ATGGAGGCCTGTAGCGTAGCCAGGATAATGAGCTTAGAACATTTTGGCCTGAAATTTTTGCCTAAGCTCCTGGCTCTTTCTCCCGGTTCATTGGGGAAATTCAGAAAGGTCTCGCCACCGATGGAAACTGAAACTGTGTTGAAAAAACTGCCGGAGCTACCGCAGGATGTATTGAGAAAGGTCTCGCCACCCATGCAAACTGAAACTCTGGTGAGAAATTTGCCGGAGCTGCCGCAGGATGTATTGATGGACATATTTTCACTCCTGGAGATACCTGACCTCATGCGTGCGGCCGCTGTCAGCTCCTCCTGGCGCTCCGCGTATACCAGCCTCTGCAGCCAGCTTGAGCAGTACAAACGGCCTCAGACGCCTTGCCTCCTCTACACCTCTGAATCTGCTGGTGAGAACGTAGCTTGTCTCTACAGCCTCGCGGAGAAGAGGGTCTACAATTTAACTCTCCCGGATCCACCCATCCGCAATAGGTATCTTATTGGGTCATCACATGGTTGGCTAGTTACAGCGGATGACAAGTCTGAGCTACACCTTATCAATCCGGTCACTGGTCAACAGATTGCTCTCCCGTCGGTGGTCACCATTGGTTATGTAGAGCCAATCTTTGGCAATGAAGGCACACTTATTAAGTATGAATTGTGGGACCAACTGTACGATCCGGAGGTAGAGCCCGAAATGTTAAGTTATGCTCCTGACGAGCTTCGTAACCATGTCTACATCAGGGCATTTATCTTTCCAGATCCGTCCACAGGAAGCTACATTGTGGTTCTCATCCATGGTCCAGGATATCAGCTTTCATTTGCAAGGGTAGGAGATTGTAAGTGGACCCCGCTGCCGCCGGGTTGGGACTATGAACAATGCATCTACATGGATGGTCTATTATATGCATCCACGAAATCCGGAAGAATGGATGCTTTTGATCTCACTAGTCCTAACGTCACGAGGAATATAATTGCAGATGAGATTGACATTTACAGTAGTGAGTACAAAGGGGTATTCTACCTTCTTCAGGCTCCATGGGGCGATTTGCTGCAAGTTTGCAGGAAGGCAAAACTCATAGATGCGGGTTATGAGGAGCTCATAGTTAAAACTAATAAAGTCTTGTTACACAAAGTCAATATGGAAGCAGAAGAGCTTGTGGAAATAAATAGCTTGCATCATAACGTGTTGTTTCTTGGGCGTAACCAGTCGCTATGCCTTAGTGCCGAAGAATATCCGCAACTGAAGGCCAATTGTGTCTATTTCACAGATGATGAGGAATGTAATTGGAAGTATAAGACGAATCCCCGGGATATAGGTGTTCTTAACCTGGAAGATGACAATAGGGAAGAAATTGTATCTCCGCTTTGGTGTAGCTGGCCGAGTCCCATATGGATAACACCCAGTCTTACAGTGATGAACTTGTCATTGTGCAAATAG